From a region of the Acidimicrobiales bacterium genome:
- the serC gene encoding 3-phosphoserine/phosphohydroxythreonine transaminase: MNRAHNFCAGPCTLPVSVLEQLADQMVDFGGSGMSLIEMSHRSDEYDAVHHHTLDLLRRLCAVPDDFDVLLLQGGASLQFAMIPMNLLGAGQTAGYVVSGSWGKAAHSDATRCGDVYAAWHGEADDYTRMPSVDEIEVRDGTRYVHVTSNETIGGIRMPELFGLDVPQVADMSSDYLTREIPWDNYDLVYGGAQKNLGPAGVAVVFVRKSVLEQGPNNLPKYLDFKVHADADSLANTPPMFSIWAMGLMLEWIEANGGVPAMQARAAERSSILYDLIDSSDGFYRSPVARSDRSHTNIVFRLADPDMEKTFLNAAEELALLNLKGHRSVGGIRASIYNALPTESVEALASFMRSFASGGD; encoded by the coding sequence ATGAATCGTGCCCACAACTTCTGCGCCGGCCCCTGCACGCTGCCGGTTTCGGTACTCGAACAACTCGCCGACCAGATGGTCGACTTCGGCGGCAGCGGGATGTCGTTGATCGAGATGAGCCATCGCTCCGACGAATACGACGCTGTCCATCACCACACGCTCGACCTGCTCCGCCGGCTTTGCGCCGTGCCGGACGACTTCGATGTGCTGCTGCTGCAAGGCGGCGCCAGCCTTCAGTTCGCGATGATCCCGATGAACCTGTTGGGCGCGGGCCAGACCGCCGGCTATGTCGTCAGCGGCAGCTGGGGTAAGGCGGCCCACTCGGACGCGACCCGTTGTGGCGATGTCTACGCCGCGTGGCATGGCGAGGCCGACGACTACACGCGTATGCCGTCGGTCGACGAGATCGAAGTGCGCGACGGCACCAGGTATGTCCACGTCACGTCCAACGAGACCATCGGTGGCATCCGCATGCCAGAGCTTTTCGGTCTCGACGTTCCGCAGGTCGCCGACATGTCCTCGGACTATCTGACGCGCGAGATTCCGTGGGACAACTACGACCTCGTCTATGGCGGAGCACAAAAGAACTTGGGCCCTGCCGGAGTGGCTGTGGTTTTCGTGCGCAAGTCGGTTCTCGAACAAGGGCCGAACAACCTGCCCAAGTACCTCGACTTCAAGGTGCACGCAGACGCCGACAGCCTGGCCAACACACCACCGATGTTCTCGATCTGGGCCATGGGCCTGATGCTCGAGTGGATCGAAGCCAACGGGGGAGTGCCGGCCATGCAGGCCCGGGCCGCCGAACGCTCGTCGATCCTGTACGACCTGATCGACTCGAGCGACGGCTTCTATCGCAGCCCGGTGGCCCGCAGCGATCGTTCGCACACCAACATCGTGTTCCGGCTCGCCGACCCAGACATGGAGAAGACCTTCCTGAACGCGGCCGAAGAGCTAGCGCTTCTGAACCTCAAGGGTCATCGAAGCGTCGGTGGGATCAGGGCCAGCATCTACAACGCACTGCCCACCGAATCGGTCGAAGCCCTCGCATCGTTCATGCGCAGCTTCGCCTCAGGGGGTGATTGA